The Lysobacter gummosus genome includes a region encoding these proteins:
- a CDS encoding SDR family oxidoreductase translates to MNKAATTVLVTGGSGFLASHCIAQLLAAGYRVRTSVRDLRREPEVRAMIAKAAVEAGDRLSFAVADLERDAGWAEAVAGCGYVLHVASPFPAGVPRHEDELIVPARDGALRVLRAARGARVKRVVLTSSFAAIGYGHPARTAPFDETVWSDLSGEVAAYPKSKTLAERAAWEFIEREGDGLELSAINPVGVFGPVLGPDYSTSIAFIRRMLDGKLPGCPRLDFGTVDVRDVADLHLRAMIDPAANGERFLAVAGDFMPVIEIARTLRRGLGAEANKVPVRQLPDWLVRVTGWFDPMVRQIVPDLGKKKNASSAKAQRVLGWTPRSSEEGLIDAARSLIELERARA, encoded by the coding sequence ATGAATAAAGCGGCGACGACGGTGTTGGTCACCGGCGGTTCGGGTTTCCTCGCCAGCCATTGCATCGCGCAACTGCTGGCCGCCGGATACCGCGTGCGCACCAGCGTGCGCGATCTTCGGCGCGAGCCCGAAGTACGCGCGATGATCGCCAAGGCGGCGGTCGAGGCCGGCGATCGCCTGTCGTTCGCCGTCGCCGATCTGGAGCGCGACGCCGGCTGGGCCGAGGCCGTCGCCGGTTGCGGCTACGTGCTGCACGTGGCATCGCCTTTTCCGGCCGGCGTGCCCAGGCACGAGGACGAACTGATCGTGCCGGCGCGCGACGGCGCGCTGCGGGTGCTGCGCGCAGCGCGCGGTGCGCGGGTCAAGCGGGTGGTGCTGACCTCATCGTTCGCGGCGATCGGCTATGGACACCCCGCGCGCACCGCGCCGTTCGACGAAACCGTGTGGTCCGATCTGAGCGGCGAGGTCGCCGCCTATCCCAAGTCGAAGACCTTGGCCGAACGCGCGGCCTGGGAATTCATCGAGCGCGAAGGCGATGGACTGGAACTGTCGGCGATCAATCCGGTCGGTGTATTCGGCCCGGTCCTCGGCCCGGACTATTCGACTTCCATCGCCTTCATCAGGCGCATGCTCGACGGCAAGCTGCCTGGCTGCCCGCGGCTCGACTTCGGCACCGTCGACGTACGCGATGTCGCCGATCTGCATCTGCGCGCGATGATCGATCCGGCCGCCAACGGCGAGCGCTTCCTCGCCGTCGCGGGCGATTTCATGCCGGTGATCGAAATCGCGCGGACGCTGCGCCGCGGCCTGGGCGCGGAGGCGAATAAAGTGCCGGTGCGGCAACTGCCCGACTGGCTGGTCCGCGTCACCGGTTGGTTCGATCCGATGGTGCGGCAGATCGTACCGGACCTGGGCAAGAAGAAAAACGCGAGCAGCGCTAAAGCTCAGCGCGTGCTGGGATGGACGCCGCGTTCGAGCGAGGAAGGGCTTATCGACGCCGCGCGCAGTCTGATCGAACTGGAACGGGCGCGCGCTTGA
- the nudK gene encoding GDP-mannose pyrophosphatase NudK yields MNERIRVKDVRLLSDNWYVLKTTTFEYLHADGQWKTTSRETYDRGNGATILLYNRPRRTVVLTRQFRYPTYVNGNADGMLIETCAGLLDDDPETCIRRETEEETGYSIGNVRKVFEAYMSPGSVTEKLFFFVGEYSQKDRISDGGGVDSEDIEVLEMPFDEALRMVASGEIKDGKTIMLLQFAKTSGLLD; encoded by the coding sequence ATGAATGAGCGCATTCGCGTAAAAGACGTACGGCTTCTTTCGGACAACTGGTATGTCCTGAAGACGACGACGTTCGAATACCTGCACGCCGATGGGCAGTGGAAGACCACCAGCCGGGAAACCTACGATCGGGGCAACGGCGCCACGATCCTTCTGTACAACCGCCCGCGGCGCACGGTCGTGCTCACCCGGCAGTTCCGCTACCCGACCTACGTCAACGGCAATGCCGACGGGATGTTGATCGAGACCTGCGCGGGCTTGCTGGACGACGACCCCGAGACCTGCATCCGTCGCGAAACCGAGGAAGAGACCGGGTATTCGATCGGCAACGTCCGCAAGGTGTTCGAGGCCTACATGAGCCCGGGCTCGGTGACCGAGAAGCTGTTCTTCTTCGTCGGCGAGTACAGTCAGAAGGATCGAATCAGCGATGGCGGCGGCGTGGACAGCGAGGATATCGAGGTCTTGGAGATGCCCTTCGATGAGGCCTTGCGGATGGTTGCTTCCGGCGAAATCAAGGACGGCAAGACCATCATGTTGCTTCAGTTCGCCAAAACCAGCGGGTTGCTGGATTGA